The nucleotide sequence cagccaccaaataataaataagacaataaagcaacaataaagggaacaccagaatttacgaggttcggctaatttagCTTACttctcggacacaaccaatattttatttcactccagaaatacaagtgaaataatactaaatagagaagatacaaatgccttaaacagatgagaaggcaaatgagaggtatgtttaaatcctaaacattaagccttcttttataggggggaAATCCCCCCAACCCTTCtcttcccaccgatgtgggacaaataGTTTTGCCCAAATTCAACAGATTGAACTAAAAAGCTTCGTGCTGCTGGCCCTGTTGGCCGTCACTCCAGGACTCTGTCTATTAAATTTTGCAACTGAGGCAGAAATTCTAGCATTAGCCTCACTTCATCCATTCTGTCAATAAAGTTTTCACTACTTTTTTTAGCTTCCTGGATTTCTTTTTCCTGAGTTGCGAAACAATCCAGGGATTCATCGAGCAAATGGGCGTATGACCGAATGAAATTGGTGTAATCTTGAGAAGCAGATGATGAGAAATCCTTGAAGTTACAAGGGTAAAGTGACACCAAACTATTTGATCGTGCCAACAAGAATTCTTCTCTAAAAGGACTAATGTCAGGCAAGGATCTTAGCAGCCTGTGGAGGAGCAGGAGACATTTCAATGCAACTCTCCAGCACCGTGTCTTGCCAAAACGTCGACTGAAAGACACCGCGAATGAACCAAAAGAAGAGGGACAAATGGCGAATATTTGAAGGATTTCAAAAACGTACCTATCGGGCAATGGTATGTCATCAGGGGAAGTTGCTTTCACCACAATGTGAAGGCCTCCAATGGTTGCAATCTTCGCATAGCTAACACATGTATGTTCCCTAACGGAGGTGAATACTTGCTTAATTCGTCTGTGCATTTTCTTCAAATCTTTTTCATCAGATGGATTTGAAGAGAAAGGGGACAGAGATTAAAAAGTCATGAAGAAGAGGGGAACTCTGCGAGTACTTGAGTTTGAGGTTGTGAAACCTAAGGAATGACAAAATGAGTTGTGGTATATTCTTTTGGTCTTTGTTCTAATATGAAGCacatgacattttgatttttgagaGAAACAGATAGTTCAAAGGTAGATTGACATTTTCCATGCACTTTCAACTTCCTTTCTGTACCCATCGTTATATTATAGGAGTATTAATTAGGTTAATTCACATTGTGCCAAGTATATCTAAACAATACTATGAACTTATTATAGTTGTTGACAAAAATTATTAAGAACATAACAAAGAAAAGAGCACAGTACTTATTTTGTCCTTTGATATAGGAATATGCCTATAGACTATAGTAGGAATATGACTAATGTATAAGTTGGACGGCGATCCATCCTTTTATGAGATTTAAGAATATCTTTGACATATCTTTAAAGTTTATTCTTGCCTTGAGTCGAAGCTATGTCGGAAACGACCTATTTATCTGCATAAGATAGAGGTAAGGTTTGCATACGCATTACCCTCCCCATATTATACCTGTGAAATTGCACTGAGTAAGTTATTATTGTTTGATAATAAATTAATCAATTtacttatgtatttatttttcttctgtCATAAGATAAtaaatgtgtcacgacccgaaattcccaccatcaggatcgtgatggcgcctaacatttcacttgctagttAAGCCAACGTTAGATGTAATTATTAATCAATTTTAGCAAATTTCACCACGATATCAATAAAGGGAAACTTAATAGTTTGAAACAAGAGAAATAGACTAATAAGtgccggatccaaaatcgttaaatgattcaattcttgttttgtttgttcgtcgttgaaataattttttagtttgttcatgtgttttgttgaattaattttcagattttaaatggaaatttaattagtggtttttcatgttatttcatgtttgttttattgtttaggtaaaagttgttagtctaatgttggtgagatacaaattgaagtttaattaattgtttcttcaatttgtttcatgtgtttatctatttttagaaattgttaatattgttaagttcaagtttaggTTCATAAGTGTTTCTTCGttgatcttgttatttgtctaaaagaatttagttgtgttagggaaatatgttggtttaatcgtttgaatccatcatgtttgttgtttaaaatagatttcattcatgttcatactttgtttgtttgttcttgaatccgaaatttgtatagcttgatttcttatttaccatttatgattatttcttgaattggtctcataatcttgttcaaagtttaatataggaattgtttgttgtaatgttgttagagttgattttaagttcaatattattgaatttagaaatctaaatatacttgtttgattgttgttgttgaatctgaaaataggtttgtttgttgctaaaaatattgttcaatcaaattttagttgttctttgttgttcaattatgtttatgtgatttgttgttgaaatgttgaagaaatcatgttcatgagatttgttgtttaaatttatgtagaaattggtcatattgactatattttggttgagtttgattaattgatttgttatagctgatggggtaattcggtaaatcgcagtacgtttgggggtaaaatagtaattgcaataaggtcagaggggtattttaggaattgtacattttgtaattttttatatgaagcatggaggacaaaatgtaatgggatgggttgtgatatagttgtttaatataaaggtgggacaagacaaaatttagtggggaggaatcttgtatttatttagtgaagcatggaggacaaaagataatggggtggtgatgatatatttatttaatgtaatggggatgagtgggaagataatgagtttggtaggggaaagggattgattttaattgattaaagggttgggattatatataggaagtcttgaacacaacaCAGATAGAGGACAGAAGAGAAAAAATACAGATAGAGGAACTAATCTGAATATAGagaagaacagaaagaaaataagagagagaaacaagggctgaacatttaggagagagaaaattccgaaaaatatttaaactttcaaaaaaaaaactaaaaataataatcttttgctttctttcattgtttgaaatcagaattaattgttgtttcatcaaagcttgaagcttttgttttttgggattactgctccactggtttgcaaactttgttcctgggttgttactgctgctggactgttgttgctgtgctgtattgttattactgctactgattctcatcttcttttttttccaataccaggtacacgactgtaatactagctattgcaaaaactaataatgtggaagcatgaatacatatgaagaatgaaattttgaagttttaatatcatttttatttccttttatcgattgtatttaaactatttcatctattattgaataataattgaaataaaaaaataacataagttagtctttaatgaatcggtttggcaaaacaggttaattcactagttatgaaggtttcaaaattatcaacagtaggttaatcatgaataagtagATAAATTTATTTAAGGCATGAATTTGAATTAATTTTcgaaaattaggcattaaggcatttgAGTTCAGGCAAGATTAGAAACTTCGTTTAAATCTAAAAGACTTTCTAAAAagatttagtaattatggttaaaatctagtttcaaatggttgtgaataattaatctcaatagtttttttttataacaacGCTGAGTTTTTATCTAgctgtatttgattcttttgaatattagttgtcaaatttttattttatttataatttcgaatttttttaaataaaattccttttcatcaatatttgtattaatctagcaattagtatgtcatgttttattaaataaataaaataaaagctagtaattaattaggattttcttcctttattttagagactaatttttatagaaaaatgtagtcgctttaagatttgtccatttaaaataaatgagatgagcctcgcttaataaaatgcaTAGATTGCGGgaccctcaataaatgtacatttaattacttagaattcgggaggagccgtttagcaaatttctcggccctacccaaaataatgatacgctagttgtgtatttaataatattatcttcttaaactcgtgTGCGTatttcatgcaacccaaatccaaatcccaaaacattgaataaaaatgtgttccggattgcgggagcatttcatgtgacgtaatccaaagacatcttttaaacaatgttcacattcttgtaaaaataataataacaataataaaagcggtaaaaagataaaatttgcacatgagctcataattgtataaaaatcagatatttaagccagatatgacagttgagcgaccgtgctagaaccacggaactcgggaatgcctaacaccttctctcgggttaacagaattccttatccggatttctggtgcgcagactgtaatacagagtcattcttttcctcgattcaggattaaattggtgacttgggacaccctaaatctcccaagtggcgactctgaaataaataaataaatcccgtttcgattgtcctttaattggaaaaactccttgtaccctcgcgggggcggaaaaggaggtgtgacagctctggcgactctgctggggatatttaacctagaaccactggttcagggttcaagaattcgagcttaaaataattgttatagttggctttatttattatctgatttttacatgatatatgcctaatgtgctaaatgatgcttttaccgctttaatattatctgaattgtgtatatacaactgctacgaaacccttcttctttctgagtcttctgaacttatggtgtacacgtgcgcgtggcccacctttctgttagaagtcataccaaataagacgaagttgggacaagtaactaggccgggcagactttcgtgctcccggtacgttgccccgacttcggctcaagctgtccacttgggtgagccagggctagaacaatatacctcagattttttcacttagaataactaagcttcatgccggatccctagtaggagcgattgttttcatcacgtgcatttgactttggaggctcaacacaggggttgggtctgtctaagacaggtgtaccaaaaaatataaatgaaaatgatCATCCTCATGCagcttacttgctgctacttgcgcatttatttgatctggatttgtgtgttgactga is from Nicotiana tabacum cultivar K326 chromosome 18, ASM71507v2, whole genome shotgun sequence and encodes:
- the LOC142172573 gene encoding clathrin coat assembly protein AP180-like — translated: MHRRIKQVFTSVREHTCVSYAKIATIGGLHIVVKATSPDDIPLPDRYVFEILQIFAICPSSFGSFAVSFSRRFGKTRCWRVALKCLLLLHRLLRSLPDISPFREEFLLARSNSLVSLYPCNFKDFSSSASQDYTNFIRSYAHLLDESLDCFATQEKEIQEAKKSSENFIDRMDEVRLMLEFLPQLQNLIDRVLE